In a single window of the Jaculus jaculus isolate mJacJac1 chromosome 9, mJacJac1.mat.Y.cur, whole genome shotgun sequence genome:
- the Cisd3 gene encoding CDGSH iron-sulfur domain-containing protein 3, mitochondrial: MRGVGTGLRVAVLSGARKLCQRRDISSWLARWIFKNPAKPVVALKTPIKVELVAGKTYRWCVCGRSKKQPFCDGSHLFQRTGLFPLKFKARETRVVALCTCKATQKPPYCDGTHRSEQVQKTEVGSPL, from the exons ATGCGCGGCGTGGGGACCGGCCTGCGGGTGGCGGTCCTGAGCGGCGCCCGG AAGCTGTGCCAGAGGCGGGACATCTCCTCCTGGCTA GCCCGATGGATCTTCAAAAACCCAGCCAAGCCCGTGGTAGCCCTGAAAACGCCCATCAAGGTGGAACTAGTGGCTGGTAAAACCtacaggtggtgtgtgtgtggccgCAGCAAGAAGCAG cCCTTCTGTGATGGCTCCCACCTTTTCCAGCGCACTGGCCTGTTCCcgctcaagttcaaggccagggagACTCGTGTAGTGGCCCTTTGTACCTGCAAAGCCACCCAGAAGCCCCCATACTGTGATGGCACCCACAGAAGTGAGCAAGTGCAAAAGACCGAAGTGGGCTCCCCACTCTGA
- the Pcgf2 gene encoding polycomb group RING finger protein 2 isoform X1 has protein sequence MHRTTRIKITELNPHLMCALCGGYFIDATTIVECLHSFCKTCIVRYLETNKYCPMCDVQVHKTRPLLSIRSDKTLQDIVYKLVPGLFKDEMKRRRDFYAAYPLTEVPNGSNEDRGEVLEQDKGALGDDEIVSLSIEFYEGGRDREEKKGLLENGDGDKEKQTGVRFLRCPAAMTVMHLAKFLRNKMDVPSKYKVEVLYEDEPLKEYYTLMDIAYIYPWRRNGPLPLKYRVQPACKRLTLPTVPTPSEGTNTSGASECESVSDKAPSPATLPATSSSLPSPATPSHGSPSSHGPPATHPTSPTAPSTASGATTAANGGTSNCLQTPSSTSRGRKMTVNGAPCPP, from the exons ATGCATCGGACCACACGGATCAAAATCACAGAGCTCAACCCTCACCTCATGTGCGCCCTCTGTGGAGGGTACTTCATTGACGCCACCACCATTGTGGAGTGCTTGCATTCCT TCTGCAAAACTTGCATCGTGCGCTACCTGGAGACCAACAAATACTGTCCCATGTGTGACGTGCAGGTCCATAAAACCCGACCACTGCTGAGCATCAG ATCTGACAAAACCCTCCAAGACATTGTCTACAAGTTGGTACCTGGGCTCTTTAAAG ATGAGATGAAACGGCGACGGGACTTTTATGCAGCATACCCCTTGACAGAGG TCCCCAACGGCTCCAATGAGGACCGCGGGGAGGTCCTGGAGCAGGACAAGGGGGCTCTTGGGGATGATGAGATCGTCAGCCTCTCCATCGAGTTCTACGAAGGAGGCAG GGACCGGGAAGAGAAGAAGGGCCTTCTGGAGAATGGAGATGGGGACAAGGAGAAG CAGACCGGGGTGCGCTTCCTGAGGTGCCCAGCAGCCATGACCGTCATGCACCTTGCCAAGTTTCTCCGCAACAAAATGGATGTGCCCAGCAAGTACAAG GTGGAAGTTCTCTATGAGGATGAGCCGCTGAAGGAATACTACACCCTCATGGACATTGCCTACATCTACCCCTGGCGGCGG AATGGCCCTCTTCCACTCAAGTACCGTGTCCAGCCAGCCTGCAAGCGACTCACTCTACCCACCGTGCCCACCCCTTCTGAAGGTACCAATACCAGTGGGGCATCTGAGTGTGAGTCAGTCAGCGACAAGGCTCCCAGCCCTGCCACCCTGCCAgccacctcctcctccctgcccagccCTGCGACTCCCTCCCATGGCTCTCCCAGTTCTCATGGCCCCCCAGCCACCCACCCTACCTCCCCAACTGCACCTTCAACAGCCAGTGGGGCCACCACAGCCGCCAACGGGGGCACCTCGAACTGCCTGCAGACGCCGTCTTCCACCAGCAGGGGGCGCAAGATGACTGTCAACGGAGCTCCTTGCCCCCCTTAA
- the Pcgf2 gene encoding polycomb group RING finger protein 2 isoform X2, with product MHRTTRIKITELNPHLMCALCGGYFIDATTIVECLHSFCKTCIVRYLETNKYCPMCDVQVHKTRPLLSIRSDKTLQDIVYKLVPGLFKDEMKRRRDFYAAYPLTEVPNGSNEDRGEVLEQDKGALGDDEIVSLSIEFYEGGRDREEKKGLLENGDGDKEKTGVRFLRCPAAMTVMHLAKFLRNKMDVPSKYKVEVLYEDEPLKEYYTLMDIAYIYPWRRNGPLPLKYRVQPACKRLTLPTVPTPSEGTNTSGASECESVSDKAPSPATLPATSSSLPSPATPSHGSPSSHGPPATHPTSPTAPSTASGATTAANGGTSNCLQTPSSTSRGRKMTVNGAPCPP from the exons ATGCATCGGACCACACGGATCAAAATCACAGAGCTCAACCCTCACCTCATGTGCGCCCTCTGTGGAGGGTACTTCATTGACGCCACCACCATTGTGGAGTGCTTGCATTCCT TCTGCAAAACTTGCATCGTGCGCTACCTGGAGACCAACAAATACTGTCCCATGTGTGACGTGCAGGTCCATAAAACCCGACCACTGCTGAGCATCAG ATCTGACAAAACCCTCCAAGACATTGTCTACAAGTTGGTACCTGGGCTCTTTAAAG ATGAGATGAAACGGCGACGGGACTTTTATGCAGCATACCCCTTGACAGAGG TCCCCAACGGCTCCAATGAGGACCGCGGGGAGGTCCTGGAGCAGGACAAGGGGGCTCTTGGGGATGATGAGATCGTCAGCCTCTCCATCGAGTTCTACGAAGGAGGCAG GGACCGGGAAGAGAAGAAGGGCCTTCTGGAGAATGGAGATGGGGACAAGGAGAAG ACCGGGGTGCGCTTCCTGAGGTGCCCAGCAGCCATGACCGTCATGCACCTTGCCAAGTTTCTCCGCAACAAAATGGATGTGCCCAGCAAGTACAAG GTGGAAGTTCTCTATGAGGATGAGCCGCTGAAGGAATACTACACCCTCATGGACATTGCCTACATCTACCCCTGGCGGCGG AATGGCCCTCTTCCACTCAAGTACCGTGTCCAGCCAGCCTGCAAGCGACTCACTCTACCCACCGTGCCCACCCCTTCTGAAGGTACCAATACCAGTGGGGCATCTGAGTGTGAGTCAGTCAGCGACAAGGCTCCCAGCCCTGCCACCCTGCCAgccacctcctcctccctgcccagccCTGCGACTCCCTCCCATGGCTCTCCCAGTTCTCATGGCCCCCCAGCCACCCACCCTACCTCCCCAACTGCACCTTCAACAGCCAGTGGGGCCACCACAGCCGCCAACGGGGGCACCTCGAACTGCCTGCAGACGCCGTCTTCCACCAGCAGGGGGCGCAAGATGACTGTCAACGGAGCTCCTTGCCCCCCTTAA
- the Pcgf2 gene encoding polycomb group RING finger protein 2 isoform X3: MHRTTRIKITELNPHLMCALCGGYFIDATTIVECLHSFCKTCIVRYLETNKYCPMCDVQVHKTRPLLSIRSDKTLQDIVYKLVPGLFKDEMKRRRDFYAAYPLTEVPNGSNEDRGEVLEQDKGALGDDEIVSLSIEFYEGGRDREEKKGLLENGDGDKEKQTGVRFLRCPAAMTVMHLAKFLRNKMDVPSKYKVEVLYEDEPLKEYYTLMDIAYIYPWRRNGPLPLKYRVQPACKRLTLPTVPTPSEASGATTAANGGTSNCLQTPSSTSRGRKMTVNGAPCPP; this comes from the exons ATGCATCGGACCACACGGATCAAAATCACAGAGCTCAACCCTCACCTCATGTGCGCCCTCTGTGGAGGGTACTTCATTGACGCCACCACCATTGTGGAGTGCTTGCATTCCT TCTGCAAAACTTGCATCGTGCGCTACCTGGAGACCAACAAATACTGTCCCATGTGTGACGTGCAGGTCCATAAAACCCGACCACTGCTGAGCATCAG ATCTGACAAAACCCTCCAAGACATTGTCTACAAGTTGGTACCTGGGCTCTTTAAAG ATGAGATGAAACGGCGACGGGACTTTTATGCAGCATACCCCTTGACAGAGG TCCCCAACGGCTCCAATGAGGACCGCGGGGAGGTCCTGGAGCAGGACAAGGGGGCTCTTGGGGATGATGAGATCGTCAGCCTCTCCATCGAGTTCTACGAAGGAGGCAG GGACCGGGAAGAGAAGAAGGGCCTTCTGGAGAATGGAGATGGGGACAAGGAGAAG CAGACCGGGGTGCGCTTCCTGAGGTGCCCAGCAGCCATGACCGTCATGCACCTTGCCAAGTTTCTCCGCAACAAAATGGATGTGCCCAGCAAGTACAAG GTGGAAGTTCTCTATGAGGATGAGCCGCTGAAGGAATACTACACCCTCATGGACATTGCCTACATCTACCCCTGGCGGCGG AATGGCCCTCTTCCACTCAAGTACCGTGTCCAGCCAGCCTGCAAGCGACTCACTCTACCCACCGTGCCCACCCCTTCTGAAG CCAGTGGGGCCACCACAGCCGCCAACGGGGGCACCTCGAACTGCCTGCAGACGCCGTCTTCCACCAGCAGGGGGCGCAAGATGACTGTCAACGGAGCTCCTTGCCCCCCTTAA